GGATTCTTTGGTTTTTACAGAGAATGACTCATAAATACTCTTTATTTAATCTTCTGTATTTTAGgcaaaaatttgaatataaacaattaattttctcgacAATAAGTAAACCAAACGCTACGAAAGAGTAAACTtaatctgtagtttgacattttgtagTTGTTCAGCAAGTTTTATATTATTCCGCAAACGCATGAAAACGtttggaaaactgaagtgggacagacaggcGGACGGACGTTGAAGAAAGCTGTAGTCCCCTCCgatgaaaccggtaggggactaataatacttggtaaatgtatatatttctcAATGAATTCGTcaagaaaatattcattttcgTTGGAGTGAAACGAGggagaaattaaatttatttctttacgtTTTTAACTTCGATAGTTTCCAAAACAATTTCATGCACGAGCGCTTTCGCGCTCAGAATAAGTAGATTTACCGAGGAGTATTCCATAAAGCGATTACAGATTACTGTTTTTATTAACCGAGTTTTCCAACGGGAAAACCCGGTTATTTAAATGGTGAAATGGTACGAATAAcacctcctacagttttcaagataggaagtttctcttttgcagatcaattgtacatatatcagaggtgttcatattgctaagattttgatttctgataatttaagaaataaataccagcttttgaacttagtcattttttggcaaaatatagCATATTAAGTACTcaatttcactggatatggttGGTGGTGTTtttcaattcagggttgacatggattatggatacagttcacataaaagaaaccccggtttgctgtcacatcgacagcttttcacttgttttttttaaagcttcaGGAATGCAtatctaatgatcaaataaaattagagagtcagttgtagagttatcagaaagatacagggctcaagtaaacaaggctcgtgccctagTTTTGTTTCCGATTAAACTAGATGATTTCCcgcgggaattaacactttttattttcacattaaaaTGAACCAATGCTTAATATGtagaaccatatttttttcatctttttgtaaattttctgcAATTGCTTCTTaacatattcttttaaattaaaattaaaaaaaacccggcTGCATGGCTGGACATTTAGAGAAGGGTTCAGGGATAAAAACTCTAAACTGAAATGGATGATATCATGTACATACTTGCATTCTTAACTATTTTTTGCGGCTGTCcgaaaaaaacatgttttttttattttataacagaCCAGTGAGTGGGTATTTAGAGGATCGAATTTTGTTCTTTAAGTCAAATTTCGCGATGATTTTTATCCCtatccaaataaaaatttcagataatagacttttatgaaaaaaagggGGCCCCGTCCCCTTCAATTTCCCCGTATTATGCatgcattacatttttaatattgtcGTAGAACACAatctgttcatttttttttttacaaattaatgtacaagGTTTACTATCAATCCGTCGTGTTATCAGTAAACATATTTTGCTGGGAACCGTTTATATACTTCCTATTAATTCTAGGTTttcatttgttgatatttttgatgatatagagaatgaaattttttgtttatccAAAGAAAATGAGTGTGTTTGTCTTATTGGTGACTTTAACAGTAGAACATCAACATTGAGAGACTATAACAAATCTGATGAAACAtcacaaatatttaataacacaAAGAgtgacattaattttaattgggTGTCTGATGAATTGGATGTACAGTCTTTAGAAAAATATGGTTTGTCTATTGAAAGAAAATCTAAAGATAATATTGTTAATTCTTATGGGAAAAGACTTGTTGAAGTTTGTAAACACTGAAATATGATTATTCTTAATGGTAGATCTAGTAGTGATCAAGAGGGTGAGTTTACATGCAAGAAAACAAGTGTTGTTGATTACTGTATTTCCaatactgaatttttaaaacatgttcaaGATTTCATAATATTACcattttctccatttttatCGGATGTACATAATCATATCGTGGTACTATTAGCACTTGGTAACCAAGATAACACTGAATCAATATATCAACAAGCACAAACGAAAGAATTAGCAAAAAAATGGAATTCTGAAATGAAAGATACATACCATAATCATGTAGAAGATAAATCAGAAAATATCTTAATGTTAACAAATGAACTATCAAATATTAGGCATGAAAATATATCACTAAAGGTTATTGATAATGCTCTTGAAAAGATTTGTGATATTTTGGTTGGAAGCGCTTTAGATGTTTTTGGTAAGAAACCAATTTATACCAAtgttaaaaatacttttaagaaACCATGGTTTACTAAGGACTGTAAAATTGCTCGACGTAACTTTAGAAGAGCAAAAAGATTGTATAAAAAATTTGGAggagatatttttaaagaagatttgtatgaaaaagaaAGGTTATATAAGAAAAAACTAAAATGTGCAAATCTGAGGCACAGAgttgaaatgaaaaaacaatTGTGTAACTTAATATCAAAAAATCCTAAAGAGTATTGGAAAATTTTGAACTCTGATGTTGACAAACAAAGGTGTAGTGCAGATTTACATgatctttttacattttataaagaATGTTGTAACAGcagttgtttatatcatgatgAATCAAAGAACAGTGTATTTTCCCTGAAAGAACTTGATATGTTAGCCAATATTGATCTTAATACTGAAATTAACCTATCTATAACACatgatgaaattttgaaaagtattaCCATACTGAAGAATAACAAGGCATGTGGAGATGATAgaatatttaatgaatatattaaaagtACACATGACTGTATGTTAAACTTATATGTtgtattatttaacaaaatatttgattctGGTGTGATACCTACACAGTGGATTTGTGGTAATATTATTCCAGTGCATAAAAATAAGGGGGATAACAAGGATCCACAGAATTATAGACCTATTACACTATTGAGCTGTTTGGGAAAATTATTTACTGCTATAATTAATGAAAGACTTAATAATTATGCAGATAGAGTTCAACTTATTTTAGAAAATCAGGCTGGTTTTCGTAAAGGTTACAGCACTGTTGaccatattttttcattatattctcttatagaactttttaaaatacacaaaatgaaattgtattgtgctttcattgattttgaaaaagcatttgattcTGTCTGGCATATTGGCCTATGGAACAAGgttttattgaataatattgatggaaaatgttttaagattATCACAAATATGTATAAAGGTATAAAGTCAAAAGTACTGGTCAATGGAAGATGTTCTGACTTTTTTGAATGTACTGTTGGAGTAAGACAAGGGGAAAATTTGTcaccttttttattttcactgtaTTTAAACGACCTAGAAGAATATctttatgtaaataatgttagaGGTTTAACATGTCTCTCCAACAAGATAAGAAAAGATCTTAATCTTTATTTAAGTCTTTTTGTTTTACTGTATGCTGATGATACCATCTTATTGTCTGAAAACCCTGAAGAATTCCAATACCTTTTGAATACTTTTTCTGAATACTGTGAAAACTGGCATCTTAAGGCCAATAGTAAAAAAACCAAAGTGGTCATATTTGGTAGAGGTAAAAGCAGTAACCAATTTACTTTTGAAGGCTCACATTTGGAAATAGTTAACAATTTTAAGTATTTAGCTGTTACATTTTGTAAAAgcaattcattcattttaaatcttaatGATCTATATGAAAAGGCTATTAAAGCCATGTATAGTTGTATTGGAAAATGTAGAAAGCATAATTTAGCAATCGACTGTAAATAAGACatgtttgataaaattgtcCAGCCAATATTTTTATACGGCTGTGAAGTATTGGGTTTCCAAAGAACAAAGCTTATTGAGAAACTTCATCTTAAGTTctgtaaacatatattaaatctGAGTTCCTCAACACCAAACTATATGGTGTATGGTGAACTTGGAAGGTATCcacttattattaatattaaagttagaatgatttcattttgGGGTAAATTAATTAATTCCCAGAATTCTAAGTTATCTTCAAAACTTTTTCATGtactcaaaaactataagaATCCATGGTGTGTACttgtaaagaacattttagaTAATTGTGGATTGTCCTATTTATGGCAAgaaaattctataaatattcCTTGGTTAAAAACGAAAGTTCGCAGCATACTATTAGATCAGTTCAAACAAACATGGTATAGTGATGTTCAAAATTCACCAAAAAGTATAAATTAtagattgtttaaaaaatcattagcTTTTgaggaatattttttgaatttgccAACAAAACTATGGAAGAAATACTGTATTTTTAGAACTGGTAACTCAAAACTACCTATTGAGACAGGAAGATGGTTCAATATTCCAAGAGAGAATAGAAATTGCAAATTATGTACTTGTAATGAAATTGGAGATGAATTCCActatttgtttaattgttctGACCTTTGTATAACTGATGCTAGAAACAtgtatttaccaaaatattatatatcaaacccaaatgttttaaaatttaaagcattgtttaatgtatcaaacaaaaaacaacttatcaagatttgtaaatttataaatacaattattgagagagttagctctcttggttaatgtacatgtactaatcctTCTTCACAAtgtaatttttgtatatatcttCTCTACACTGTAAAAACAGTTTAttgagaataaagttcattgtcattgtcattgttaaaatgttagTAATTTAAAATCGTTAgtattagttacatgtatacatatttatcTGCATAATTATATTGAACCAGTGTTGTCACATCCATGGTAATTGCCCAATGAATAACCCGCCCTGCGCTTTCCACCATGACGTTAATTTGTCAAATTGAACCCGTGTTCTTGGTTACCCTGTTCTGGAAAATTctttccatcaaaactaaaatcgcacTTTCAAGAAACGAATatgatcattttatttattcactattttcataTCTTAATTCCTATGTATGGCGTAAGTACTGGTAAGTTCCCAGTAAATATTATACactctttacgtaatcattcaataatttttttattgcaagcatatactagtattttaatGCAAATTCCCAATGACTtcgatccgccaaagcgtgtccaccacatTACTCTCAGTTTTGCTATTTCGTGCTGGTTTAtcgaaaataaaagtaatttttaaatttgtttctcATTAATTATTTCATCAACTCATACGTGATAAAATACTTAAGATGTTAGCtgttactctggtgcaggcatttaacagtttattggcaaaatgtcTTAATAAGCCAagaagatatttattttcaaaggaGTGAAACGAgggataaaataatttttagctatactactgtattaaaataatatactcgaatgtttgggctttaataccgagaaatcggtaGAATACTGTCTttggttttatattttaaatatcattggtacttgaagattaccacttttttttttctcaatcaagcttcactaattaaataaataataaacgaaaattccttttaaaaaatccggaaatcatctagattttttaaattttacaatcacgggaggctctttagtgtGTTTTCACAAtgtcacatttgcatggataaactcagaaacgatattacagttaattatgtgtaaattttcattgacaatttgctatatatatatatatatatatatatatatatatatatatatatatattctgttcatcaaagatttcatttgcatttaaaggggcatggtcacgattttggtcaaaaattattttttcgattttaatgtttattataatgcttcagtaaggcatttttaataggcaaccaaaatctgagtgtcatttgttgagttataagcgagttacagagctgaCAATTCctagctatgtaaacaaagcttttgtttacattttgaatgttgaagtgaaaattccagttttagacctcaaatgaatgtgttaatcgtttgaaactgtttatttatgcttaaaatgaataagcatatagacaaatcatcttgaaaaagattttaactggtatattgaacctatgtaaacaaaaacatagcacgagccttgtttacatgacgaagaattgtaagccctgtatcttgcttaaaactcatcgacgggcacccacatttcatttgatcatgagaaatgcattcataaagcattgtaaataataaaaaaaaaaaaaaaaaaaattgaccaaaatcgtgaccatgcccctttaatatgaaaaatcccgagagttccgaatgtcaacacgGTGTGTAAATTTGAAGTGAGTAAAAAACGTTCACTCACTTGGTGAAAAactgttgaattcttcattaatatcaattaaagttttagatgaaaggtatttacagcctcaaaatgatttgttatgaataatttgactggtttttttcaatgcaactccaatagttttctccaaaatcgtttcgaagcgattctgcaattttttgctaaatTACGGGTATATTGAAGGCATtttaactaagcagagtgtaaaGCATTGTATACGGCTTAAAGCTAGGTTACGTAAATATCAACAATATGGTGTGTCGAtatatctatttcgtaaatgtccgatatcataattatgcaatgtcaaccggtgcacgcacgggtcaaagtttACTTTAAACTATTCATGAACATCATATTCATGCATTAAAGTTTATATACGTTTCTGTAGATAGAAACGATATTTTAAGATccatttttaatacaattataCTATATGACCATTATGACCCAGTGCTTAGACCTGGACTCCCGAAACAGgggaatttcacaattttggtgaAGTACTTCATGATCATACACTTGCATTAAGTTTATCTTCAACTACTGTGGCTAGAGAGAATAAATTTGAGGATTTATGTTCATGATATTGCCCCCGCCCAGGGCCTAAGGCCTAATTCCCTTactataaatttcacgattgaGGTAGAAGGTTACATGGACGGAAGTATATATTAGTTCATCTCAAATATAGATACATTGGGGAAAAGgagtaaaatattttctattatttcATACTTTTTACTATTTGTTTATAATTGAAACGCCCTAAGGCCTGAACCTCTTACCTAGGGACCATAAATTTCACAGTTTTCgtagaaggcttcatggacacCATAACCACATATTTAGCTTTTCTCTTACTGTGAGTAgcgaattttttttcccaagatttatttcattttattacatgtcCATAATAGTCCGGACCTAGGGTCTGGATCCTTGATCTAGGGGCCTTGAAGATAGTTAAGTAAGAGGGCCTAATAGACATAATAGTCAAACATTTAGGTTTTTTTCCAACTTGTATAGGATAAAAgaagaatttgaaaaatgtgGCATTTTTTGCTGAACTGGCGTCTCCATTTTTAAAAGCCCCGAGAAAGTTATGGCCCTAAATTCCACTTTTATTTATCTTTCTTATCCTAGAAATGTTTCAGCAATAGTTAACCATGCAGTAGTTTTCAATAAgtcaaattgtaaaattttatcgCATATATAATTGACGGCGAACGACGACGGACGAATTCTGATTGCAATAGGTCACTTGGTACCTGAGTAATATCAAAGGGCAGCTCAGTAATAGACGCCTGGTTATGAAGATAAATCTATCATACTGTTAGAAGCAAAGAACGATGTACGAGAAACACAGTCaaacaataatttgaaaatatatttattctattggaATCCACCCAGGGTAAATAAAATCATCAAGAGAATGAGTCCGTACATTGTTTGCGAACCTGGATCCAGGTCTCATAGCGTTCTTATAGTATACACATGTTCCCTGTGCCATCCATCCGATCCACCAACCATAAGTGCCGATGGAAATAATTGTGTGGTTAGCTAGAGACAGCAAAGCAATGTCCTCCGCCGCGGCATTTCCTGTCGAAAAATATACATTCTTTTCCCCTTCCAATGCTTTTCTAGACCAGTCTATATCGTTAGATCCCACcacaaacaaaacttttttatgccgcgatttgaaatatttcattgcGTTTCGGTAATATGTTTCATTGGGTGAAAGATGTCCGTAATTTATATAAACACTGCTCGCGAAATCTCCCCGTCTGATATGTATACTGACAATAACATTCTCCTCGTTGGTGATATCAAACTCCATTTTGCTTGTGATATTCCTCATCTGTGCATGTGCTTTTTGTACGATAAAATCTTTGAACGTTAAAAGTTTCCGAATTTCATCTTCGTAATCGAGCCAGTATTTCCATGAAAGAAAGTACCCAACAAATCTTGCGCTTTTATTACTTGGAACTGTAAGTAACTTTTCGTCATAAGATGTTGACCATCTTTCCTTGTACTCGGGTAGCTTGGAGCAAGCGTTTAAAGGTTTCTTGATGGCGGAAAGCGTTGTCTTTTCGATTTCAAATATATGGAACAATTCAGAATTTTCTGGAAGAATAGGATACAAATGTTTGAGTTTGGCTATTAGATAGAGGAACACATACTGAAACATTGAGTTCCCAAGTCGTCCTTGAAATTTGACACACACTATACCATCCAACTTCTTCTTTCCAAACTTTTCAGTCACTACATTAggattataatttttgttatatgAATGTTTTTTGGGAGTGGGATCTGTGAACTTGGACTGATTTCTCAAACTGTAACTGTTCATCCTGATCATCGAGATTACCAACAATCCTAGCGCAAACAGTAGATAAATTTCTGAAACACATAGATCCAAATATAGACACAGCAAAACAAAGTTTTATCTGATGTCTGGAACAATCAACTGTCCATATAAACACTATCACAAATcaggaaaaaaatgttattaaaatgaataattctaTTGTAAGGAACGATAATCGGTTTCTTTCAACACAATCACCAAAAAAAGAATGTTAATGAGAAgatcattattcacatttttacataaacaaaatcacaaattttaaaactacattTATCTAACAGCCTCTCCAGATATTTTTCTGCAGAAATATATTACAGAAATACCATTCAAACAGCTTTTGTAAATAAACGAGTTCGACATCCCATTCAACAGATATTTAAAATCGATATAGCAGTAAATGAAGCGATTTTTGCCTAAAAAATCCTGATTCTAGTCATGTCTATTTTGTATGATGAAGTTTACGGAAATTGTTCATACGCTATAGGTGTAACTAGCTGTTGCTATTATACTAACAAACGGTTGCCCTCAAATTACCTAATTTGAATTAATgacaaaaatacattataattacTCTAATTTACTATTATCAATCCAATGTATATAACATGTGAACATTTAAgttattctttgaaaaatttggAGATatcatagatacatgtaatagtcataaatatttcaaatttgataatatAACTGGCCTAAACAGAATTATTAATTGGGAAAAACGCCACGATAAACTTTTAATCCATAACCATGAACTGCTTTACTTCTCGCGGGAAAACAAACTGTGAGTCATACATCAAAATTAGAGTATAAAATATTAGTAAATCTGAACTCTGTTACATGAATTGGAACACTTGTATTTAAGAGAACAATAAAAGAAAGTTAGAAATACAATAGTCTTACTTAACTGAGGATATCGTTCCATTCTTACTCTTCAATATTTCCTTtatctacaataaaaaaaaataatcaattattgTCTAATAGTAAGCAGTTGAACACAGTTTGTCTGTGGATGCTTTTAAACAGGGATTCAAGAATCAGACACTGATTGTTTCCCTTTTGCAATAAcaacttttatatttatatagttgTATAAATTTGGAGAAGCAATATTAACATTTATAGTTTATAGTTGACTTTCCTAAATAATAACGTAGTGTAAGCCAAATTTATTGCTTATGTAACTTGCACTGATTTACTTGAATTCAATGCAAGAATTAGTCATATAATTAATTTGacattatgatataaaataatttgtaatttttttaaagcttcatcttatttacttgatatatccaatgtattttataaagcTATCGTATTTTGCAGAACGCTCTAATTATTTGACTCGTTTattaaagaatcatttttaaccgggtttccaatggaaaaatccggttattgaaacGGCGGACGCACGGCTGCCAAACGGGTACCCTACTGAACGGATAACTCCTCatacagatttcaagataggaagttgttgttttgcggATCAATCAGATATATGTAAGATACGTGCATATAACTGGGGTTTTGATTCTTGacaatttatgataaaaataccaGCTGTAAAACTAAGTCCTTTTCTcgcagaatattgcatataggggtACCCCTActgtatggataactcctcttTCCGTTTTCAAGATAGGTAGTTGATGTTTAGCAGAGAAATTGGACTTACACCAGAAATGAGAGTATTACTTGGATTTAGATttttggtaattaaaaaaaaaatacgagcTGTTAAACTAAGTCATTTTTCGCAGATTTTTgcataaagaaaacattatacaaatatacatgtacaaaaaaagctaaattttcaaaactcttCTCCCGAATCACTAAGATGACCTAATGCAATTTGTCTTCGTGCGTTGTCCACCGTTTGTAACAActttacaaatgtacatttttttacttctttcaaaactacaaggccaatttCACCATTTTTGTGTGAAGCACATGGTACAAGAAacctaaattttgaaaatcaaggCTCTACTACACCCCTTTGCGCCATGGATGGGGCCAATACACAAAAAAAgctaaaatttcaaatatcttaTTCTCAACTTACAAACATAttgaaaactaaatgcatgataatgttGACCTTGAAGCActctaccaaaattatgaaaaacatgggtcaggggttcaggccctagggTGGTGCCAATATGGCCATTTGTTTTCCCCGACTGAAATGCCAcacatttattgattaaaacaaaGCACGTGACTGCCTAATATATATCTCTATATGTTTGTTTGGGGACAAATAATATTCGACAATATGACCGTCATTGGCCGACGCTTTGCTGCGGCCTACTCACTTcgaaattttatattattgaatACAGAAAcggcatgccgtaagttcttaaaatatttggagtaGTTACCCTCTGAAATTATCAGGGACAATACGAGTCATTGGTAAAGAGGATGAATTTTATTGGATACATATGTTTACATATCTTATAGTCAAACAGTCGAAACACTTGTTATGCCACGATGCATATTCTTGTTTTTGTTGAAAAGGGACAGCCCCCTTCAAATCAGTCAGATTAAATTCAAACCTTATTTTGATGGTCGCGTGGAAAGTTTGAAGAAGCTGCGTTAAGTTTCACTTGCAAGTGACCTTTATCGACAAAAAATCGGATGCTAATTACAGGTTATGGCCTTATCTAACCAATCAAATCTTGTCTCTGAAGTCCAACTTGTAAAGTATTTGAAAATGGCGAAGAAAAACATGGATGAAGTGTTCAAGAATGTTTGTGTGAATTTTTCAGTTGATAGTTTAAATACAGAGCAATATataaaatagtgcctgtttgggagggtaactgttgaaattgacaccccgaaacaaccattgtcaaccgacgcaacaggagggtaactgttgaaattgacaccccgagaggcactatttattttattatactgaaagtcttaattttaaagaaaattttactgcttttatataaaaatgaagtgaattctacggcgaaccgtacgttCATAAtatacgcgcatgtaacaattcgttgtgttacccgttgccaaatgCGTTGCTAACGcagagggtaatagaacggattaccaactgagtctaaaccaatcatatttcagtatttaacatgaaagtattatAATACGAAATGCTTCAATCTATTCTAGCAGAGAAAGACTGTATTTGCTGGGTTGCCAGAATTCGGTATCTCAGTACCGTATCAAATGTACCTTCCAGTTGTTCGGGCCAAACCACAGAAGAcgataaaaaattcttttagaaAAGGTTACAGTCATGAGATGGATGAGTTGATATACAGACATAACACTAACATGTATTTTCTTCGCCAGAATCTCTTGAAGATTAAAAGTTCAGACAGTTGTTACAAAATTTCAGCGTGGACATTATTATGTTAGATGAGTTTCGCACAATCGCAACAACGTGGTAAGATTTATTTAACAGATACGGTGAAAGggaaataaagaattatttgcATCCATTATTTGCCAACAatctttattgtaaaaaatttttaaaaatgcgaaattatgaaataatacaCAAATTATAAGGAAGGATTGCTTTAAGTAGctgtcaattttaaaattgttaatagaTGAAAGTAGAATGGAAAGTCCCATTAAAAGTACGTGTATTCAATAGATTGTGAAAAACCTTTAGTTATCCCTCCGATACCAACGGTTTCTATTTATTAAGAACAAGATGTTTGTAAGctaatgctcactagtgatacccccactctaatgtaaatatgcaaaataa
This portion of the Magallana gigas chromosome 7, xbMagGiga1.1, whole genome shotgun sequence genome encodes:
- the LOC109618713 gene encoding galactoside alpha-(1,2)-fucosyltransferase 2 — its product is MERYPQLKIYLLFALGLLVISMIRMNSYSLRNQSKFTDPTPKKHSYNKNYNPNVVTEKFGKKKLDGIVCVKFQGRLGNSMFQYVFLYLIAKLKHLYPILPENSELFHIFEIEKTTLSAIKKPLNACSKLPEYKERWSTSYDEKLLTVPSNKSARFVGYFLSWKYWLDYEDEIRKLLTFKDFIVQKAHAQMRNITSKMEFDITNEENVIVSIHIRRGDFASSVYINYGHLSPNETYYRNAMKYFKSRHKKVLFVVGSNDIDWSRKALEGEKNVYFSTGNAAAEDIALLSLANHTIISIGTYGWWIGWMAQGTCVYYKNAMRPGSRFANNVRTHSLDDFIYPGWIPIE